One genomic window of Salvelinus alpinus chromosome 9, SLU_Salpinus.1, whole genome shotgun sequence includes the following:
- the LOC139530213 gene encoding mucin-2-like — MAASYSNVPEPGLLSQQYPPALLPKPGKENVRLQKLLKKTEKKIKKKASPEMAKTPVPFRSNLSPVNEASPDLEHSDHSTPPKTPEAPFYTQHPRFAVRPAYRHVPSPYPQQQGATFGGTTRFSPKPYAAQAPTFPQHVAPLYTFTPTAPSPIPGPVSHAVAPTTPVPTSSVPEVTMTAAAQIAPPVPAPVALVTITSAATQPTLRLAPVVIHRKSPSPRFKATEATLKAPKPMFDVRQIRVYTASKSPLHDYTGKTFTADTLPRSRTPTSDIRRVITPTAEIRRSATPASEVKSNLTSTSEIKRVAMSKMNSGTTPTSEIKRSLTPTPEVKRSATPTSGVKRGLTSRPEIQRSATPTSEVKRAKTPTHDFLTPRTNLGRPKTPSYHVSRAKTPVIEISRPNPLLFAVSPITIDAHRSKTPTPGSNSANPYLSGSQNLPTSEPSKSPSTSQGAPNGEVTSKETPTAKSPPENTSKPEAPRQKVPKVESTRPKTPTASLGYQRPKTPTNVTPTPTAPSYQRPKTLTKETLKPTAPSYGYQRPNTPTIITPKPTAPSYQRPKTPTKKTLEPTEPSYGYQRPKTPTKETSKSTAPSDGYQRPKTPTNETPKPTAPSYQRPKTPTKITLEPTEPSYGYQRTKTPTKETSKSTATSDGYQRPKTPTNETPKPTAPSYGYQMPKTPSNEEPKPMTPTIGYQRSTTPVVGYQRPQPPAGYQRPKTPTAGVSSIGFQRPNTPTYVAPKPTHTYYGLTPAAYVAHGGIQRFSPSFGISRSKTPTLEESKTTTQELKASKIPTQELLVKTHPLPMVSNQEASSKEKISLNEAIISTTPAVKLLLPIIVVTQAEDVSEPSVSTAVTSKMATPVPETPKVKTVASTRPWAKSPTPEAKKPEVKTPTYGVIPKPKTPTTETQHPVPSAGNKDASKTIPPVSKTESPVAKARVQQKELNESLEPKTPTKATSESKPGGTKPTTSSPLGKTSAPEKPSVAVQSPAKPKDNQEAQPEKAVSAPTAASTEKEEGKDSFPAAAPLLKVIQKPKGMMKSKLSGWSRLKKHMVVEEEPPTFPESNPMKDTAKGTEQEGGEAKKDETVSFKDMVAAVTADDPPKAAKKWDSLLFDMFSSKEKIMQVIEASKSEEEKKEQPKDGPKEIPSFVHRLPVLLFSPKFDAKRLREAASRPLTKISTVFEMGLIGRKNKDEEPKDFNRTARGFTCP, encoded by the coding sequence ATGGCTGCCAGTTATAGCAATGTCCCTGAACCAGGCCTGCTGTCCCAGCAGTACCCTCCAGCTCTACTGCCCAAGCCTGGCAAGGAAAATGTTAGACTCCAGAAACTACTCAAGAAAACggagaaaaaaataaagaaaaaagctTCCCCTGAAATGGCAAAGACACCGGTCCCTTTCCGCTCAAACCTCTCCCCTGTGAACGAAGCAAGCCCTGACCTGGAGCACAGTGACCACtcaacccctcctaaaaccccagagGCACCCTTCTACACACAGCACCCCAGATTCGCTGTCAGGCCAGCCTATCGGCATGTGCCATCCCCTTACCCGCAACAACAAGGAGCCACTTTTGGTGGTACTACAAGGTTCTCCCCAAAGCCATATGCTGCTCAAGCCCCCACCTTCCCCCAGCATGTGGCCCCACTCTACACATTTACTCCAACAGCCCCATCACCCATTCCAGGGCCAGTCTCGCATGCAGTGGCACCCACAACGCCTGTGCCAACTTCCTCTGTGCCTGAAGTGACAATGACAGCTGCTGCTCAAATTGCTCCTCCAGTCCCTGCTCCAGTTGCTCTTGTCACAATCACTTCTGCTGCCACACAACCTACTCTGCGACTAGCCCCAGTAGTAATACACCGCAAAAGTCCAAGTCCACGGTTTAAAGCTACCGAAGCTACACTAAAAGCACCCAAACCAATGTTTGATGTCCGTCAAATTCGGGTATATACTGCATCTAAGTCCCCCCTGCATGATTACACTGGAAAGACATTTACTGCAGACACATTACCTCGGAGTAGAACACCCACATCAGACATCAGAAGGGTAATAACACCAACAGCTGAAATCAGAAGGAGTGCAACACCGGCATCTGAAGTGAAAAGCAATTTAACTTCGACATCAGAAATCAAAAGGGTTGCCATGTCTAAAATGAATTCAGGTACAACGCCGACATCGGAAATCAAAAGAAGTTTAACACCGACACCTGAAGTCAAAAGGAGTGCAACACCTACATCTGGGGTAAAAAGAGGTTTAACGTCCAGACCTGAAATCCAAAGGAGTGCAACACCTACATCTGAAGTGAAAAGAGCTAAAACGCCAACTCATGACTTTTTAACACCAAGAACTAATTTAGGTCGACCTAAGACACCCTCATATCATGTGTCCCGTGCCAAAACACCTGTTATTGAAATATCAAGACCCAACCCACTTTTATTTGCTGTCTCACCAATTACTATAGATGCACATAGATCTAAAACACCAACACCTGGTTCTAATTCTGCCAATCCATATTTGTCTGGTTCTCAAAATCTGCCAACGTCTGAGCCTTCAAAATCACCATCAACTAGTCAGGGTGCTCCGAATGGGGAAGTGACATCAAAAGAGACTCCTACAGCTAAATCACCTCCTGAAAACACTTCAAAACCAGAGGCTCCTCGACAAAAAGTTCCAAAAGTTGAGTCTACCAGACCAAAGACCCCTACAGCTTCATTAGGCTATCAAAGACCAAAGACCCCAACAAATGTCACACCAACTCCTACAGCACCCTCATATCAAAGACCCAAGACTCTAACCAAAGAAACACTAAAGCCTACAGCACCCTCATATGGGTACCAAAGACCCAATACTCCAACAATTATCACACCAAAGCCTACTGCACCCTCCTATCAAAGACCCAAGACtccaacaaaaaaaacactagaGCCTACAGAACCCTCATATGGGTACCAAAGACCCAAGACTCCAACCAAAGAAACATCAAAATCTACAGCACCCTCAGATGGGTATCAAAGGCCCAAGACTCCAACCAATGAGACACCAAAGCCTACTGCACCCTCCTATCAAAGACCCAAGACTCCAACAAAAATAACACTAGAGCCTACAGAACCCTCATATGGGTACCAAAGAACCAAGACTCCAACCAAAGAAACATCAAAATCTACAGCAACCTCAGATGGGTATCAAAGGCCCAAGACTCCAACCAATGAGACACCAAAGCCTACTGCACCATCATATGGATATCAAATGCCCAAGACACCCTCGAATGAAGAGCCTAAACCTATGACTCCAACAATTGGGTATCAAAGGTCAACAACACCAGTAGTTGGGTATCAAAGACCACAACCACCAGCAGGTTATCAAAGACCAAAGACTCCCACAGCTGGGGTATCATCCATAGGATTTCAAAGGCCCAATACACCAACATATGTGGCCCCTAAACCAACCCATACATATTATGGGTTGACTCCTGCTGCATATGTTGCCCATGGTGGAATCCAACGTTTCTCACCTTCATTCGGCATATCCAGGTCTAAGACGCCGACTCTAGAGGAATCTAAAACCACAACGCAAGAGTTGAAAGCATCTAAAATACCTACCCAAGAGTTACTTGTAAAAACACATCCTTTGCCCATGGTGTCCAACCAGGAAGCATCCTCCAAAGAAAAAATCTCTTTAAATGAGGCCATAATATCCACGACTCCAGCAGTGAAGCTTCTGCTTCCAATCATTGTTGTTACACAAGCTGAAGATGTCTCAGAACCAAGCGTTTCCACAGCTGTGACCAGCAAAATGGCAACTCCTGTTCCAGAAACACCAAAGGTTAAAACTGTGGCCAGCACAAGACCATGGGCTAAATCTCCAACACCTGAGGCTAAGAAACCAGAGGTTAAAACCCCAACTTATGGAGTCATCCCAAAACCCAAAACACCCACCACAGAAACCCAACACCCCGTGCCTTCTGCTGGAAACAAAGATGCCAGCAagacaatacctcctgtctcaaAAACAGAATCTCCTGTGGCTAAAGCCAGGGTACAACAAAAAGAGTTAAACGAATCACTAGAGCCTAAAACGCCCACCAAAGCAACCTCTGAGTCTAAACCAGGAGGGACAAAGCCGACTACTTCTTCTCCACTTGGAAAGACCTCAGCTCCTGAGAAGCCTTCGGTGGCTGTTCAGTCTCCGGCTAAACCAAAGGATAACCAGGAAGCCCAACCTGAAAAGGCGGTATCAGCTCCAACCGCAGCATcaacagagaaggaagagggaaaAGACTCTTTCCCAGCAGCTGCACCTCTTCTTAAAGTGATCCAAAAGCCAAAGGGCATGATGAAGTCTAAACTTAGTGGTTGGTCACGGCTCAAGAAGCATATGGTGGTGGAAGAAGAACCACCTACGTTCCCAGAATCAAATCCTATGAAAGACACCGCAAAGGGAACTGAGCAGGAGGGAGGTGAAGCGAAAAAGGATGAAACGGTGTCATTTAAAGACATGGTGGCAGCTGTAACAGCTGACGATCCTCCCAAGGCAGCTAAGAAGTGGGATTCTCTTCTCTTTGATATGTTCTCCTCTAAAGAGAAGATTATGCAGGTGATTGAAGCTAGCAAAAGTGAGGAGGAGAAAAAAGAGCAGCCAAAGGATGGACCAAAAGAAATTCCATCCTTCGTCCATCGTCTGCCTGTCCTCCTTTTCAGCCCAAAGTTTGATGCCAAAAGGCTAAGAGAGGCTGCATCAAGGCCACTTACAAAAATTTCGACAGTGTTTGAGATGGGTCTCATAGGGCGTAAAAATAAAGATGAGGAACCAAAAGACTTTAACAGAACAGCTAGAGGGTTCACTTGTCCTTAA